Genomic segment of Microbacterium hydrocarbonoxydans:
CCATCGGTCTGCAGACCGGACTCCTGATCTCGGGCGCGGTGCTCACCGAGACCGTCTTCGCGTTCCCCGGCATCGGATCGTTTCTCGCGAGGGCGATCTTCACCCGGGACTTCCCGGTGCTGCAGGGATTCATCATCTTCATCGCGATCGCCTACGCGCTGATCAACCTGGCGGTCGACGTGTCGTACAGCTTCATCGACCCGAGAGTGCGGGTGCAGTGATGCCCCGCCTCATTCTCCGAAAGGGGGTGGCGTCATGACCATCTCGCTCCCACCCGCACAGGGCCCATCGGCGGCGAGCGGCGAGGTCGTCGACACCGTCGCCGTCGGCCAGGCAGGCCTCAAAGAAGGACCCGGCGGGTTCTGGAAGGATGTCTTCCGTCGCCTGCGTCGCAACCCCACCGCCTGGATCGGCGCGGGCATCGTCCTGCTGTTCGTCCTGGTGTCGGTGCTCGCGCCCGTGATCGCGCCGTATCCCGAGACGGCCCTGCCCGGCGCGAAGTACATCACGCCGACGCACATCCCCGGTCCCGGGGAGCTGGCGGAGTTCCCGCTCGGTCTCGACCGCTTCGGTGGAGACGTGCTCTCCAAGCTCATCTGGGGTGCACAGGCGTCCCTGCTGATCGGCGTCATCTCGACCGCTCTCGGGCTCGTCGGAGGAATGATCCTCGGACTCCTCGCCGGCACCTTCGGCGGGTGGGTCGACACGCTCATCATGCGGGTCGTCGACATCATCCTGTCGGTGCCGAACCTGCTGCTGGCGGTCTCGATCGCCGCGATCCTGGGTCAGACCCCGTTCGCGGTGATGATCGCGATCGGCGCATCGCAGGTACCGATCTTCGCCCGCCTCCTGCGGGCGTCGATGCTGCAGCAGCGGTCGAGCGACTACGTGCTCTCGGCGCAGACGCTGGGTCTCGGTCGCGGGCAGATCACCATGTCGCACGTGCTGCCCAACGCGATCGGACCGGTCATCGTGCAGGGCACGCTGACGCTCGCCACGGCGGTCATCGACGCGGCCGCGCTGTCGTTCCTCGGACTCGGCGGCGGTCGCCCCGAGACGGCCGAGTGGGGCCGGATGCTCACCTATGCTCAGGCGGAACTCGCCATCGCGCCGTGGCTGGCATTCCTGCCCGGTATCTGCATCGCGGTCACCGCGCTCGGCTTCACCCTGTTCGGTGAGGCCCTTCGCGAGGCCATGGACCCGAGGACGAGAGCACGATGAACGCTGCGAAACAGACACAGGTGACAGACGCTCCGCTGCTGTCGGTCGAAGGGCTCGCGGTCGACTTCGCCACGATGGACGGCGTCGTGCACGCCGTCGAGGGAGTCGATCTCGAGATCGCGCCGGGTCAGACCGTCGCGATCGTGGGGGAGTCGGGCTCGGGGAAGTCGACCACGGCGATGGCGATCATCGGGCTCCTCGCCGGTGGCGGGCGGGTGGCTGCGGGCAGCATCCGCCTCGACGGTCGAGAGATCGCGCATGCCCCCGAGAACGAACTACGGATGATCCGCGGACGAGACATCGGC
This window contains:
- a CDS encoding ABC transporter permease; this encodes MTISLPPAQGPSAASGEVVDTVAVGQAGLKEGPGGFWKDVFRRLRRNPTAWIGAGIVLLFVLVSVLAPVIAPYPETALPGAKYITPTHIPGPGELAEFPLGLDRFGGDVLSKLIWGAQASLLIGVISTALGLVGGMILGLLAGTFGGWVDTLIMRVVDIILSVPNLLLAVSIAAILGQTPFAVMIAIGASQVPIFARLLRASMLQQRSSDYVLSAQTLGLGRGQITMSHVLPNAIGPVIVQGTLTLATAVIDAAALSFLGLGGGRPETAEWGRMLTYAQAELAIAPWLAFLPGICIAVTALGFTLFGEALREAMDPRTRAR